The Elgaria multicarinata webbii isolate HBS135686 ecotype San Diego chromosome 7, rElgMul1.1.pri, whole genome shotgun sequence nucleotide sequence gcaccccagctgtggactgagctccctaaagaggttcgcctggcacctacactatactctttcagacgccaggtgaagaccattttattttctcagcattttaacagtttatcaaattaattttaactttgctgttttaaatttgtattttaaatctgtattaatttctacattgctgcttggttttatcctggttgtgtttttataattcattttatatttttattggtttttatggttttaatttttgtgaatcacccaaagagctttggctatagagcagtataaaaatgaaataaataaataaacaaagcaggacatggtgcaacagcaccctcccacccatgttccccaccaactggtgcacacaggcttactgccttggttgctggaggtggcacataaccatcagggctagtagcccttgatagccttcgcctccaggaatttatccaacccccttttaaagccatccaaattggtggccatcactacatcctgtggtagtgagttctataatttaactatgtgctgtgtgaagaaacacttccttttatgtgtcctggatctcccacccatcagcttcatgggataatgaccccgttgggttttagtattttgagagaggaagaaaaatgtttccctgtccacattctccccgCTTGGCAATGTGGGCTCACTGGCATCCCTCCTCACTTGGCCAATGGGGCTGAGGCAAGGGGGAGGTCTTCGCCAACCCAAACCTAGCCTGACAGCTCTGGCTCCAGGTGCCACAGGTGTCATGCATGGGGACAAGCGTGACCGCAGGTGCCATCAGCTGCAGGTGGGGAGAATTAGGGTGGATAGCAAGGACATTCCATGTAGGAAAATCATCCCAAAGACCTACATCTTCATCTATGTATACCTGCCCCTTTATTTCATGTTATCCCTGAAGCTCAAGACAGGTATTACTTCCAAAATGCCAAACTGGAAACCAaaaaaaattacagatttaaaacatgccaatagaatcatagaatcacagaatagcagagttggaaggggcctacaaggtcatcaagtccaaccccctgctcaatgcaggaatccaccctaaagcatccctgacagatagagTGGTCCTGTGGCTGAGAGCCAGCCaaatcccaataataataataataataacaacaacaacaacaacaacaacaacaacaacaacaacagaatgccACAAAATGCTGACCTTTGACTTTGGAGGACCTCCAGATAGGAAGAGCTCCAGTGTTTAGGGTGTAACTATCTAGAAATATAAAACATTAGACATACATAAGCAAGTGAAGGCACGTGTGCATACGATTGTACGATGAGCATGTGTGCTTCTGTTCCCATACCTATATAAGCTGGTGCTTATTCATGTGCACAGTTGTGCATTCACATACAGGCAACACCGTCTTACTCTCCCACATGAATAGCAATTTCTCTGGCACAGTGTCCGTTCTGTATCCcgccctgtctctctctctctctctctcacacacacacacacacacacacacagagagagagagagagagagagagagagagagagagagagaggctgggttTGTGTAATGTGCTGAACGCACCAAGTTTTCCTCTGACCCCTGCAAGGCTGCTGCCTTCCGCAGGGTCTTCTTCCCCCAAGCTGGCAGGGCACCTTCTGCCGGGGCTCAGGCCGGGTCGTGTTCCTCCAGCGTTGCGGGCCTGCGGTGTTGGCAGTGGGCAGCCACGGCTGGAGGACTAATTGGAGGATAATCAACTGAAAGGCGCATGTGGCAGCCTGGTTAATGTTCTCTAAAGCCGCCTCCCCTGCCAATTCCCTCTCCCTTAATGGCAAAGGATTTCCAAACACATGTGCCCCTTTGGCAGgcaggggtgggcgggtgggtggtggggaggggggctgctccAGGCCAGGCTGGGTGCAGGGGAACGGGAGGGGGGACAGTGCCGTGATTTATCGCCCTGCACTGAGCTGGCGTGGAGCAGATGTGCGTGCCGATTCTCTATCAGGCCTCGGCGCCAGCCGGCCCTCTTCCCACATGCGCCTCCCCACCTTTAATTAGCCCTGGGCCCTTACGGACCCATCACCCTCATTTCCCTGGGGGGCCCTTGGCCACTGTCAGCTGTGATACCCAGCCCTGACTATCCCCCAGTCGTAATTGCCCGTGCAACACAGACGgcccgcctgccccccacccacccccacccctacccggGCTCTggacagcctccctccctcccaaacagGTAGCTGCTGCCTGGAGCTGAAAAAGAAAGGCAGAAAGGGGTCCAACGTGCAGgtcgggggggggcagggggagagggaagagacaccccccccccggggcACCGTGGGACGTACTCTTTGAAACCAACATGTTTCAAACGGAATTCTTCTTCAGGGGCGCTATTGGGCACAACCAGTGTCAGGGTATGTAAGAAAAAAGTCCAAAATTCATATTAGGGAAATATGCTTGGCCAACCAAAAGggcaccaaaaatgtgcaagcttttgagatctccagatctcttcatcaaattttattaaggcaacccagcatgggttttagccagatacaagagtcatgatataaaaacatttacattacattacagcattgtattaaacttcaaatattgaacttttacatataaaacatcatatacAGTGCTGGGAAGACGTTAGGCAAGACGTTACAAAAAACGGCGGGTTGGTTGGTGTTGCAGTCACCGCGCCTGCACAACCACAGCCttgagagggagggggatgaagggtCTGCAGACAATCCAATACGGCCCccacaggggtggtggtgaaggctCCAGCTTTCACCTGGAGCTGCTGGGAGCAAGGAAGGCGGAAAAGtctgacatccccccccccacacacacactcatttttgaaaatataaaactgaACTGTTGCTCAGAAAGATCTCTGGTGGAGCACACAGGCTGCTTTAGCAGTGGAAACTAGGCTTTTGGGGAGGCTCTGTAGGAGAGGTTGGAAGCTACAGGCTGGCATCCAAAGTGCATTGGGCTCCAGTACCACCACCCCCTTTCTGTGCACCTGGAGAGGcctctttcctgctttttgctGCAGGTCTGAGCCAGCCAGGCAGAGGATCTGAACTTCCAGGGCTGAAGACTGCCACAGAGCTGGGGAGAAGGCCAAGAAGGGTTGCCCATAGTTGTCTGTTTATGGGCATGCACGTGTGTCCTCTGACCGTCTTGGCTAACAGCCCTTTTTCCACAGGGCGCTGCCAACTCACCCTCACCGCACCCCAGAAAATGCAGATACAAGCAAAATCCAGATTTGGTCTGCAGGTATGCAAAAGATCCAAGAGATAGCAAAAGACGCAGAAGAGCTAAGATGACCACAAATGGTGTAGACAAGGCCAGAGCCTAGCGGCCCCCACAATCCAACAAAACATTAGTCactatttcatagaatagcagagttgaaaggggcctacaaggccatcgagtccaaccccctgctcaatgcaggaattcaccctaaagcatcctgacagatgcttgtccagctgcctcttgaaggcctctagtgtgggagagcccacaacctccctcggtaactgattccattgtcgtactgctctaacagtcaggacgtttttcctgatgtccagctggaatctggcttcctttaacttgagcccgttattccgtgtcctgcactctgggaggatcgagaagagatcctggccctcctctgtgtgacgaccttttaagtatttgaagagtgctctcatgtctcccctcaatcttctcttctccaagctaaacatgcccagttctttcagtctctcttcatagggctttgtttctagacctctgatcatcctggttgccctcttctgaacacgctccagcttgtctgcatccttcttgaagtgtggagcccagaatttaAAACTCCACTAAAATCCACAGGGCTTCTGTTAGTCGCAACTGGGGCTCTTTGCCTTGCTGCAGGGAGATTTAGTCACAAAAGGATTTTCTAGGATCATGCTCAGTGTGTTTGGTCCAGAGAAGGGTGTGAGGACTTAGCAAGGTCCAGGCCTTAAAAGGGCCCTGGAGAGAAGGGTGGTCTCCATCCGCTGAAGTAGGGGCCAGAATCACTCGGCACGGACCCAGCGGGACATTCAGCTGGGCAAACCCTGGTTAAAGGAATAGGAGACAGGCAAGAGCAgtccagcccccacccaccccaggttaCGCAAAGAGCTCCGCTgggttaagatagggtgaccctatggaaaggaggaccgggctcctgtacctttaacagttgcatagaaaagagaatttcagcaggtgtcatttgtatatatggggaacctggtgaaatcccctcttcaccacaacagttaaagctgcaggagctatactagagtgaccagggcacctgcagctttaactggtgtgatgaagagggaatttcaccagacacctgctgaaattcccttttgtatgcaactgttaaagatacaggagcccggtcctcctttccatagggtcaccctagttaagacaACCTCCCCCAACCCGATGCCTTAAAGGTGGGTTGGACCACATCTCCATCACCTGCAGCCAGCACGGAGGCTTTGTTTTCGCAGCCCTCCTGCCTCcagggtttggttttttaatcttCTCTTGTGTCTTGGCTGAAAACTGAAATTGCCTTGCTGGCCACGGCGGGCGGGGGGGCCTCGCTTCCCCTGGAAGTTGCAGTCGAGCGCTCTTCTTAAAGCCCTGGAATGGTTTtacatttgtttccattttttaaaatggctacaGGTTTGAACTGCGACGCGCCTTGGAGGCCCCGGTTTGGGCTGAAAGGCGACCCGGGCCTGAGGCTACACGTGGGGCGACGCAGCCCGCCCCTTGCCGCCTCTCCGcggtctcccctcctccccctccgtgCTTGGGGGCAGAAGGCGGCCAAACCGGGCGATGGTGCGGCCGTCCCCGGCAGGCAGCAGCGGCTCCTTCAGCGTTCGGGGCCGCGGAGTCCTGGAGAGCCCCGTGCCTGGGCGGGCGCGGGCTGCAGAGGCGAGCGAGGCCGCGGCCCCAACAGCCGCGTGGCCCAGGGAAGCCCGGGCCGCGGAATGGCTGCTCTGCTCCCGGCGTGAAAAGGCCCTCGTCGTGCGCCCCAGTGCCGGCAGAAGAGGCCCTTGTGCGCGCCGgggcggcgcggcgcggcgcggGGGGAGGCCGGGGGCGGGGTGCCGCCGCCTTCCATCACAGGCGGCCGCGGCCGCTGGTCGGAGCGTACAAGCCGCCCCGCACGGCGGCGGCGCTGCTGATCTCCGGGGCGAGGCCAGGAGCAGCCCGCCAGAGCTGCTGGGCACCATCCCGCGCCATGGCAGCGCGCGATGCCCGGCTCTGGGCCGGCCCCGCGCCCCGGAGCTGCTGGGCTGAGGCGCTCGGGCTGGCTCTTTCCCGTGTGCCGAGGGCGGCGGAGTGGGTCGATCCGGGGTGGACAAATCTGGCCTTTGCTGATCtggaggcgccgccgccgcccttggAGCGCAGGTGCCAGGCGAGGCCAGGCTGGCCTtccttggcggcggcggcggggaccGGGGCCTTGGCTCCCCTCCTAGCGCCTTGATTGCCTTTGGTATCAGCCTGGCCCGGCTGGCTCCCCACGGCCTGCCTGCCCCAGATAAGGCCGCGCTTCCCTGGCTAAGCCTGATTAGTCgggctgggaagggagaaggaattaGCTGGTCTGGGGCTTTGATGGGAGACGCCCGGGCAAGGCGGGGCGGGGTGCGGGGCGGTGGGGGTACTGTCGCCCCGGTGACTGGGCTTGCATGATCGATAGCACAGtggcctccctgcctgcctggctcaggaatgagaggggtggggaggcgaggggagaggagaggaggggtccGGCTGGCACAGCCCACCGTTGTTGAGGGGGAGAGCTGTGCAAGGGCCTGGCGGGGCAGGCTCCCTGCCTCGGCGCTCTCTGACCCAGCCACCACCTGTAACCAGGCAGAGAGCTGAGATACCGGCCATTGTTTCCGCAGCACCACCAAATTACCTGCTGCTGTATAGAACAGGTTATGCAAAAGAAAATAAGTCTCTGCCCCCAAGGACCTTGCAATCTAATGGTGATCATGGAGGagacaacagaggagggatggaggggaggaagggaagggccaAGGGCAAAGGAGAAGATGCTGAGcaatcctccctctctctttctgactcatttctgcactgagcagggctgTCTCCCACTCCCCTGCTCATGACCACTGAAAGGACCGTGCTGCTCCCCGTGACCTGTCCTGTGGCAGCCTGGACAGGGACACGTGAGAGCACCTCTTGAATTGCACACTGGCTGCTTCCAGTCGGAGGGATCCGGCCGCCATCAGTGG carries:
- the LOC134402018 gene encoding transcription initiation factor TFIID subunit 4-like, translated to MAAYYLCSQSQPASQKQLLENTARLIRLSQGSAALSGAGRPWGASRARLIPKAIKALGGEPRPRSPPPPPRKASLASPGTCAPRAAAAPPDQQRPDLSTPDRPTPPPSAHGKEPARAPQPSSSGARGRPRAGHRALPWRGMVPSSSGGLLLASPRRSAAPPPCGAACTLRPAAAAACDGRRRHPAPGLPPRRAAPPRRAQGPLLPALGRTTRAFSRREQSSHSAARASLGHAAVGAAASLASAARARPGTGLSRTPRPRTLKEPLLPAGDGRTIARFGRLLPPSTEGEEGRPRRGGKGRAASPHV